A DNA window from Pleuronectes platessa chromosome 19, fPlePla1.1, whole genome shotgun sequence contains the following coding sequences:
- the LOC128462358 gene encoding uncharacterized protein LOC128462358, whose protein sequence is MKDRCRICGARLAGNQCRWIFSSSAQRKLQVILSHVLGWEVTRDGRGEFLCGKCVFQLEKVVQWDVNITQLQEDHNSQIQKLHVEKEHMSQCIVHIYNKNNPSLDKSVGERTHLKSPPRSFGVGSPDEGQHLGEIGRGHLGNCMRRCVSLDRIVSRGTVSGRSGLKSSRLGSGPGLDGSMKSFGLRGTRQRSKSMYFDLVQRKGILPRYGFKELSTSLQSLNREFSSDTSAESPLKLKLAEAKVFAARHGDPGGKVQDRALLRRSSNQPSLISDLIQLLRCISKQPVTAPAGSHIPVLKRLSTGQPRPGAMRRHREAELKSLHDLTEEFDDEYTSVRVEVVFCIFPAWLTTVALVMSFDRQQLCCLLS, encoded by the coding sequence ATGAAGGACCGATGTCGTATATGTGGTGCCCGTCTGGCAGGCAACCAGTGTCGCTGGATCTTCAGCTCATCAGCACAGAGGAAACTACAAGTGATCTTGTCCCATGTCCTGGGCTGGGAGGTGACTCGCGATGGTCGTGGCGAGTTCCTCTGTGGgaaatgtgttttccagctGGAGAAGGTGGTACAGTGGGATGTTAACATCACCCAGCTGCAGGAGGACCACAACAGTCAGATCCAGAAGCTGCATGTGGAGAAAGAACACATGAGCCAGTGCATCGTCCACatctacaacaaaaacaacccaAGCTTGGACAAGAGTGTTGGGGAGAGAACtcacttgaaatctccacccaGATCCTTTGGGGTGGGCAGTCCTGATGAAGGACAACATCTTGGTGAGATTGGGCGTGGTCACTTGGGGAATTGCATGAGAAGGTGTGTGAGTCTGGACAGAATTGTTAGTAGAGGAACAGTCTCAGGGCGCTCAGGCCTCAAGAGCAGCAGGCTTGGGTCAGGGCCAGGGCTTGATGGATCTATGAAAAGCTTTGGTCTCAGAGGAACACGCCAACGTTCAAAGAGTATGTACTTTGACCTGGTCCAACGTAAAGGCATACTACCCAGATATGGATTCAAAGAACTCTCCACATCCCTGCAGTCCTTGAATCGAGAATTTTCCTCAGACACTTCTGCAGAATCTCCACTCAAACTGAAACTCGCAGAGGCCAAGGTGTTTGCTGCCAGGCATGGTGACCCAGGAGGAAAAGTCCAGGACAGAGCACTGCTCCGGAGATCCTCAAATCAACCATCTTTGATCTCTGACTTGATCCAGCTTTTACGCTGCATTTCCAAGCAACCGGTCACTGCCCCTGCAGGAAGCCACATCCCGGTCCTGAAGAGACTAAGTACTGGCCAACCCAGACCTGGAGCAATGCGcagacacagagaagcagaATTGAAGTCTCTTCATGATCTTACAGAAGAATTTGATGATGAATATACCTCTGTCAGAGTGGAGGTAGTTTTTTGTATATTTCCAGCTTGGCTAACCACTGTAGCTCTGGTAATGAGCTTTGACAGGCAGCAGCTTTGTTGCTTACTTAGCTAG